The following are from one region of the Rhodoligotrophos defluvii genome:
- a CDS encoding acyl-CoA dehydrogenase family protein has protein sequence MNFELSAREKELARRGRAFCDDVLLPLELITDEHGELPMERREAVKQAVRDWGLAGINHSREDGGLGLTMVEQTAIEEQLGRATNGLWTCVWRPPVSLKFGTEAQKKAYLVPACGGYRRGAFAITEPDAGSDPRRVKTRADLRNGTWHLSGEKWFVTSYNASDFVIVHAHVDGDPDKPTLFLVDKPAENLTHVRSPKFMHNFAFDHAELHFAETPVGEDKMLGAIGQGFELTKDWFVEARLQIASHAIGAASRAAEIANDYATTRHQFERPIRDFQGIEFMLADMAVELFAAKSMLYRVAWEIDQGLDRKRVHAHASALKLYASEAAGRIIDKALQVLGGRGYMRENPVERLYRDIRVDRIWEGTSEIQRVVVAGQIRKRGLGIFSEIDPGVAA, from the coding sequence ATGAATTTCGAGCTGAGCGCGCGGGAAAAGGAGCTGGCGCGGCGGGGTCGCGCATTCTGCGACGACGTGCTGTTGCCCCTCGAGCTCATCACCGATGAGCACGGCGAGCTGCCCATGGAGCGGCGGGAGGCGGTCAAGCAGGCGGTGCGCGACTGGGGCCTGGCCGGCATCAACCACAGCCGGGAAGACGGCGGGCTGGGTCTCACCATGGTGGAGCAGACCGCCATCGAGGAGCAGTTGGGCCGCGCCACCAACGGCCTGTGGACCTGTGTGTGGCGCCCGCCGGTGAGCCTCAAATTCGGTACCGAGGCGCAGAAGAAGGCCTATCTGGTGCCGGCCTGCGGTGGCTATCGCCGTGGCGCCTTCGCCATTACCGAGCCGGACGCCGGCTCCGATCCGCGCCGGGTGAAGACCAGGGCCGATCTCAGAAACGGCACCTGGCATCTTTCCGGCGAGAAGTGGTTCGTCACCTCCTACAACGCCTCCGACTTCGTCATCGTCCACGCCCATGTGGATGGCGACCCGGACAAGCCGACCCTGTTCCTGGTGGACAAGCCGGCGGAGAACCTGACCCATGTCCGCTCGCCCAAGTTCATGCACAATTTCGCATTCGACCATGCCGAGCTGCACTTCGCCGAGACGCCGGTGGGGGAGGACAAGATGCTGGGCGCGATCGGCCAGGGGTTCGAGCTGACCAAGGACTGGTTCGTGGAGGCGCGGCTGCAAATCGCTTCCCACGCGATCGGCGCCGCGAGCCGGGCGGCGGAGATCGCCAATGACTATGCCACCACCCGGCACCAGTTCGAGCGGCCGATCCGCGACTTCCAGGGCATTGAGTTCATGCTCGCTGATATGGCGGTGGAGCTGTTCGCCGCCAAGTCGATGCTCTACCGGGTGGCCTGGGAGATCGACCAAGGGCTCGACCGCAAGCGGGTTCATGCCCATGCCAGTGCGCTCAAGCTCTATGCCTCGGAAGCGGCGGGGCGCATCATCGACAAGGCGCTGCAGGTCCTGGGCGGTCGCGGCTACATGCGGGAAAACCCAGTCGAGCGGCTCTATCGCGACATCCGTGTGGACCGCATCTGGGAAGGCACCTCCGAGATCCAGCGGGTGGTGGTGGCCGGGCAGATCCGGAAGCGGGGCCTGGGCATTTTCAGCGAGATCGATCCGGGGGTGGCTGCATGA
- a CDS encoding ABC transporter permease, whose protein sequence is MARRHIETAALLAPAVITLAVLFIVPLARLFSLAFTDPGGPFATFTLLAESQVYRRVMVNTFLVAIAVTAISAILAWPLAYVLSRLKGIWFAVALYGVLFPFWISVLVRTFSWMLLLERNGPVNRLFMGLGLTDNPLPLLFNDTGVMIGMIHILLPYMILPLYGAMVRVDPRLLQASDGLGASLFQTFRRIYFPLCLPGLIGGATFVFLLSLGFFITPALLGGANAITLSMLIASFVTDRLAWSLAAAGSLALLAMVFIILGLTARLLPVDKGIFAR, encoded by the coding sequence ATGGCTCGGCGGCACATCGAAACAGCCGCGCTGCTTGCTCCAGCGGTGATCACCCTGGCCGTGCTGTTCATCGTGCCGCTTGCGCGCCTGTTCTCGCTGGCCTTCACCGACCCAGGCGGCCCGTTCGCGACCTTTACGCTGCTCGCCGAAAGCCAGGTCTATCGCCGGGTGATGGTGAACACCTTCCTCGTGGCCATCGCCGTGACCGCCATTTCGGCAATTCTGGCCTGGCCTCTGGCTTATGTGCTGTCCCGCCTCAAGGGCATCTGGTTCGCGGTCGCGCTCTACGGCGTGCTGTTTCCCTTCTGGATCTCGGTCCTGGTCCGCACCTTCTCGTGGATGCTGCTGCTCGAGCGCAACGGGCCGGTGAACCGGCTGTTCATGGGACTGGGCCTCACCGACAATCCGCTGCCCCTGCTGTTCAACGACACCGGCGTGATGATCGGCATGATCCATATCCTGCTGCCCTACATGATCCTGCCGCTCTATGGGGCGATGGTTCGGGTCGATCCCCGCCTGCTGCAGGCCAGCGACGGGCTCGGGGCGAGCCTGTTCCAGACCTTCCGGCGCATCTACTTCCCGCTGTGCCTGCCGGGCCTGATCGGCGGAGCGACCTTCGTGTTCCTCCTGTCCCTGGGCTTTTTCATCACGCCGGCGCTGCTGGGCGGCGCCAACGCCATCACCCTGTCCATGCTCATCGCCAGCTTCGTGACCGACCGGCTCGCCTGGTCGCTGGCAGCCGCCGGGTCGCTCGCCCTCTTGGCCATGGTGTTCATAATCCTCGGGCTTACGGCAAGGCTGCTGCCGGTCGACAAGGGGATCTTCGCGCGATGA